A stretch of DNA from Halanaerobium saccharolyticum subsp. saccharolyticum DSM 6643:
AGGCGGGAGCAGCAGGAATTTCTGTTTTAACAGATCAGAAATTTTTTCAGGGAAGTAATCAGATTCTACAGCAGATGAGAGAGCTGACTGAACTGCCAATTTTACGCAAAGAATTTATTATTGATCCATTACAGATTTATGAAAGCTTTTTTATCGGAGCTGATTTGGTGCTAAAATTGCAGCTATTTTAGATA
This window harbors:
- a CDS encoding indole-3-glycerol phosphate synthase TrpC; amino-acid sequence: MILDKIVEHKKKEVKELKQKRRSLKEKLAADQISLLAEIKKASPSKGLIQPNFNPAAQLKAYEQAGAAGISVLTDQKFFQGSNQILQQMRELTELPILRKEFIIDPLQIYESFFIGADLVLKLQLF